In the genome of Columba livia isolate bColLiv1 breed racing homer chromosome 1, bColLiv1.pat.W.v2, whole genome shotgun sequence, the window tttccctggGTGCCGTGCTGGCATTTTACCAcatcttcaaaagaaaagggCACTTCCCCACACAAGTTTTGTGGCCATCATGCAGATCCCACTCCCCATGGAAAGCTGCGCCTGGGCAGGATAGTCCACGTCTCTCTCCTTTCGGGTCCTCAATGCCCCTTACCCCTCTAGCCACAGGCCCCTCTGTACATATCATCTCCAGACAATTGCAGATATAGGGAGTGATATCCCAATTAATCAGGGGCCTTGACCCATCCCCACCCCCCTCGATCATGGGTTTTGCGATATGCACGGCAATTGCCTTCCTTGTGCTTTTATTGAGTGTGACCTTTCTCATGGTCAGATCTTTGGAGAGTTTGGAGTCCCTTTCAGATTTGGTGGTTGCTTCTCGTTTTCTCTTTTAGCCcccattcctttctttcctttgtttttgtcttcctcccttccttctccagTGAGAAGAAGGACAccaagaaggaagagagaaaggtcTCGCAAGCAACTATGGCCGACGACCAAGACCTTTCGGAAGTGGAGATGAGCCCAGTGGGCTCTGAAGACCACCACTGCCTCTCACCAGGACCCTCCATGGCATCGGACAACTCCCCACACCTTGGCGGCTCCGGAAACGGGGAGATGGGGAAGGTCAAGAAGGAACAGCAAGACTCAGAGGCAGACGACGACAAGTTCCCGGTGTGCATCCGTGAGGCGGTCAGCCAGGTGCTGAGTGGCTATGACTGGACCCTGGTACCCATGCCCGTCCGGGTCAATGGAAGTAACAAGAGCAAACCCCACGTCAAGCGGCCCATGAATGCCTTCATGGTCTGGGCACAGGCTGCCCGGAGAAAACTGGCTGACCAGTACCCGCACCTTCACAACGCTGAGCTCAGTAAGACCTTGGGGAAGCTCTGGAGGTAAGAGCACGCGGGAGGAGGGGGAGCGTGAGGGCTCGGGTCTGGAGGTGTCCTGGAGAGGACTGTGTGGTCATGCAGAAAGATGACGACCTAGTGGGGATGGACCTTGAGGGGGACTTTGTTCCCCATGGGGAGCCCCCTCACAGAAGGGGTGACTGGGGCAAGAATGCTGGCTGGATGTAGTGAAGGCAGAACTCACCTCCGTCCTGGGCAGCAGTTagtgtttctcaccagtttccCTGTCGTTCCTGACCAAGACGCTCTCATCCTTGTCCTCTCCTGCCTGATTGCCAGGGGACATCTTGTTTTCTTGGCTCACCCTCTCTGTTGGGCCAAGTTGTGCACTAGCAAGAACTGGCCTGAGCCCCATTCACCTTAATTCACTTAACTCCCTGGTGGTTGCCTCAAGCCTGTTTGAACTTGGGTCCCAGCGCCAACATGGGTTACTTTCTGTGCGGTGCTGCAGAGCAAGCGGGAAAACAAGTTACAGCCGAGGAGGAAGATCAGAGGAAGGGAGCCAGGTGGCTGGAGGCCCGCACCGTCCTTCCCAGGACAGGGCTGGTTTTGGCAGGCCATGCAGGTGCAGTGAGATGGACAAGGAGAGGCCCTGCTAGAAAGGGGGACTGAGGCTTagcagaagggaagagaccTGCAACAGTCCCCACCTTAGCAGGCTCTCTTGCAACATGCTGGCTCAAATCGTCCCCATCTCCCTTTGTACACAGAGAGACACCCTCCCTTCTCGCCGGCACACATACGCTTGTCCTTCTGGCACCAGCAGTTTTTTGTGcctgttttcatttcagctttgtGCAGATCCCTGGGTCCTTTATGTGCACTCCCGACCTTGCTCCTCTTTCCTCCAGCAGACCGAGAGGCTGCTCTGATCAATGGCAGCCGGCCCGTGGGTGTGCATGGAGCTGCCCCCCAAGCCAAGCGTGTGAGGCTGGCCATGCCGCTTCTTTCCCATCTGACAGTCCCTGCTGATAACCCCATCAACCTGTTACAAACGCTTTCTGCTGCAAGTCCCCGGCACTGTTTCCCCCCTGCAATTGCACCAGCCAGCGCAAACTAAGACTCATGCAAAAAGGCCCTCTCATTCCCTCTCCTGCCCTGATGATATTCCGTGGAGGTAGCCCTCAACCATGAGTGGGCCAACAGACATTTTTCCaagcagaagcaaaacacaCCCTGTCCACCAGATGATGCCAAGGTCTCTTCCTGGCTTCAAAGCTCCTTGCTCACAAGGAATTCCCTTGGGCATTAACTTCTCCCTCTGCTACATCAGCCTGTTTACCCCAACCCGTCAGTGTCTAGTGTAACCCCAGCAAAGGGGTTTCTTTGGGAAGTCGAACACAGGGCATGATTGCAGATGTCTCATCTGATGCTCTTTCCCGCTTTGTTCCCCGCTGCCTTGCCCTCCCTTTATCACAGCACTTGCTCCCGCCTGAGGctctgctgccagcctctgTACTGTGAAGCTGTGCTAGAAgtgggttgtgtgtgtgtggggaacCCACCTTTTTTGTTCCCAAAATGTATTACTCCTTTATTGCAAAATATTGCCAGATTTTAAAGCAACAGCCTTCCTCCAGACACAGCATTTCCCTTGAAAATACAGCAGAGCAGTGAAAGTCTCAATAGGTATTGCGTTCAGAGCGCAGGGAGATGCAACCCTCAGCCCATGGCCATGTTCATGCACCCAAATGCCACCCTGCTCCCAGGGCACCAATCCCACTGCTGGCCGCATGGGACTCAGAGCAGGGGGACGCTGCCACTGGACGATGGTCAGGGTCTCTGAGTGTTTCTTAGGGCACCATGTAGCCAGGGCGCAGGGGTCAGGCAGAGACGCTTGTGCGATCAGGCCTGGGGTTGTTGAGTGCTgctgggtttgctttgtttgaacATCTCCTCTCTGAGTATCCCCAGTGCAGGCTGCAGCTCTCCGTGTTGTGTCAGCCCCTACAGGGACTGTACAGCAGAACAAGCTGGGTTACAGATGAAGTTGGTATCTGGCCTGGGCAGGACCACGTGCATGTGCCTTTCTGTGAGGCTGGGGGGCAATATCAGGGGAGCTGGCCCAGAGGTTACCGGGATAGTAGACCCAAGCCTCACCTTGCAGCCACAGTATGGTTGAGTCTTCCTCCATGGAGGTTCCCACTGCCCTCATCTACGCTGTCCCCAAGGTATAGCTCCTACATGCTGGTATGACTGCAATAAGTTGGGTTGAGCTTTGGATGGCTTAGTCTCAAACATCTGATGAGGGTCCCTGCAAAGGGCCCCTGCTGTTCCCGTATCCTCACCCTTACAAGGTGGTCACCCAAAGCCCACAGCCTACATTGCTAGTCACCTTGAAAAATGTGGGCAACTTATATTTCCACATGGGCTGCTCTAAGCTTATACAGGTAAAGGGTACGTAGGCAGAGACACAAGTGCTGGAGAGCATAGAGACTGCCTTGCAGACCACCATTAAACCAAGCATGTCCCCAGCGATTGATGCTGGGTGGGGACAGCAGATGCTCGGACATCTCGGAAGGCAGCAAGGGAGTGATAACCCTGGTGCCATCCCACATGCCCCTCTGCAAAACAGGTTGCGATGGACCAAGCGTTTTTTAAGCCCGGAGTTTATTCTGGCTCTGCCACCGCCATGTCCACCATGGGGCCCAGCCCTCACTgggaagggctgcaggacatgcCCTGATAGTCGCAGCACCCGCCTGGCCCCAAGTGTGGTGCCAGGGGCTTGCGGCCCCATCCACCTCTCCCAGTCCGTACCCACTTGAAGCATGTGAGGGGTGCACTTGATGAACTGAATGTACTAAAAAAAAGGGTGGGTTCCTGTGCTCACTGGTCATGAAACCTCGCCTTGGCTGCTTTCCTTCCCCGGGGTGGGACAAGGAGCAGCTCTCAAATGGAGGCTGGCTGCTGAAAATGTCGGCATGACTCTCGGCCAAAATGCCAGCCAGCACCACCTCCGGGGCCGAAAACAAGTGAGGCATGccaagaaagggaggaaggctTGGTAGGGAAGAGCGAGGGGACCCAGTGGAAAGATATTTGCATGGGGGTGGCAGCACCCAGGGAACAGGGTCATCCCCACAAAAGCTGGGGCCGTGGATGTGTAAGCGAGCCCACCCCGCTGCTTTCTGCTCCCAGCCAGCCCAAGCCCAGCACCACCGCACTGACTCATCGGCAGCTGGGTCCTGGCACAGGGTCAGGCCTCTGGCCGGTGAGCTGGTGGCCTGGCACGCAGCACGGTGCAATGCTGGGAGGCTGCAAGAAGCAGGTGGAAAGATTTTAGCCCTTCTTTGTCCTCCCAGAGTGGGGTGCTGGACGCTTGCCCCTCTCCCCTCAGCTCAGGGGTGAGCATTTGGTGACAGGGTGGGTGGCGAGGGCTTGGTTAAACCCCACGAAGGGCTTTGCTCCATGATCCATAACTTCTCTGCTCGTGCAAGATTCCTTTGCATTATGGACTGGGGCGtgtggggggcaggagggggagggCAGGAAGCAAGTGAAATCCAAATCCCCACAGATCTCCTGGCCTTTGCCTGCTCGCACCAGTTTCACTTTGTTAAAGCCGATTTGAGCTCTGATCCCAgcgggagggaggagggagcagggagccTTGGAAAGGAGAAGGCAAAGACGTGGGCAGTGGACTTGCCGCTGTCCTGCTGGTGGCACTGCCCATGGGCTGCTCTCAAGGGGAGAGGAGGTGAGGCACCAGGGCATAGCTCAGAGGGCAGGGATCTGACTTCTGCATAGCCTCCAGCATCTCTGCTTCATGCCATCCATGGGACACCTCTGGGCGGTTAGGCTTCAGTATTCATGGCAGGCTCTGCTCTGAGCTCAACCTGCGGTGTGCCATGTAGATCAAAGCTGCCTGTGCAGCCTACAGCCCTCTCGCTCCACAAGATGCCCATGTAGAAAGTGACTTTTCATTCCCAACCACATCAGCTTTGGCACCATCTGGGCTAGGAACACTGGGATGTTGGAGTCTGGTTGCCTTGTAGTGAAGTGTTGCAAGCCTGCAGGGTTTGCCTCTGTTCTCCACCTCCTGTGGAGATGGGGCATTCTGCAAAGATGAAGCTTTTACCAAGGCAAGTTTGCGTCTCAGTCCATGATGCCTGTGAGGGTTGGCCAGGTTGTCCCTTCAGACACCTTGGAGGGCCATctggagcagcacaggctgaggGATTAGAGCCCTCTGGGACGTGTGAGTGTGGTGTGCGGTGGTGGGAGGGAGACAGGAAAGCTGGTGTTGGATTCATGGTGGCTCAGTTGCTTTAATCTCCAGGATTAAGGCAGTAGAGGAATGTGGTGTGCAGCCACGACCTGCTCAGGCTGCCTGGAGTGAACCCTGGTCAGCACCGTAAGGGGCTCCAGCCTACGCCACACACCTTCTGGCTGCCGGCTGGGGGGGGACGCACAAGGGGCAGGGAGAAAGTGAGTGCTTAGAAACCTACCCATTTCTTGCTGGCAACCTCTTGGATCCCTTACCAGATTAATCTGTGTGCTCCTTGagctcctcctctttctccagtttttcaggcctatctttctttctcagtgCCTACAGTTTAACAGAACTGGTCACATTTTAGTGCTACGGGCTCCAGGGGTACCAAGGTGCTGGCACAGCCCCATTCCCAGATAATTCTTTTgttggtggggaaaaaaggcatGAACAGCTCACAAATggaatatttttgctgtttggGAGCCCTGCCATTTCTAatggctgctggagctgcaagTCACGGGAAGACTGGTGCCTTCTGAGAGCAGCGGTTTCTGGTTGGAAGCAGGATGACCTTGAGTCACAAGAATATTTGAGGGGGAAAATCATAAAATAACCGAGACGAGGTTGACCTCATCTTCTAGTGCTCTGAGCCATCCTGCCTGCACATTTCACCACTTCCTTGGAGAGACTCTTAACTAGAGCAGCTTGTGATGTGGCAAGAATGCAGAGAAGGAGTTTATATTTCTGCAGTGCCTTTCATCCAAAGACCAAAGCTCATCTATTTCTACAAGGCTAGCAACGTAGAAGCTAAATTTTTTACAACTGCTCAGTTAGGTTCAAGAAGGTCTGGTCCTTTGTGCTTCAGCCTTTTGCATTACCCATGTCTAAAGTGAGCAGGAGCTCCAGGAACAGCTGAATACATTTTCCCCATCTTAAAAATTGTCTTTAATTCCCTTCTAGGATATTGCAAGATGCTTAAAGGCCCAGCAAGCTCCATGCAGCAACACGGGTATTGTGGAGCCAGCACCAGTCATTGCCATTGGTGCTCAGTGCCCTTAATTTGCTCAAACTCTTTGAATGCAGCTTGCCCAGCCTTATTTTACACAGCTATGAAAGGCTGTGCTTTGCTGTTAGGGCTGAAACTAAAATGTAAGAGAGGGTAATGAACTTATTGAGGTCCAACACATCACACAGGTGGGGAAGGGGGACCCAGCACTGGCAACAACCGGTGTCAGGGCTtaatgaggaagaggaaaacattGCTGTCTCCACTGAAACACGTTCAAGCTCTCCCTGTTCTGGAAATACCCTCAATGGGGCAGTACCCTGACATCTGTATTTACACAACACATCCCAAGATGCTGtgtatagggtttttttttctgatgtacctgtctctctccttcccctcttctctaTTGCCTTGGCCTCTGCAGGCTGCTGAACGAAAGTGACAAGCGGCCCTTTATCGAAGAGGCAGAGCGACTGAGGATGCAGCACAAGAAGGACCATCCTGATTACAAGTACCAGCCACGCCGGCGGAAAAATGGCAAGGCCACACAGGGCGAGGGCGAAGGCCAGGTGGAGGGGGAGGCCGGTGGGGCTGCTGCCATCCAGGCCCACTACAAGAACGCCCACCTGGATCACAGGCATCCCGGCGAAGGGTCACCCATGTCCGATGGGCACCCAGAACACTCCTCAGGTGAGTCCCATGTCTCTGTGAATCTACCAACAGGTTACAGCCAACTCAGAGGCTCAAAAAAGACAAGTCATCACAGTGAAAGCCTTAGTGATGTGGCTCACACCTTGCTTGAGACCCAACAAACTCTGCTGGGGTCAGCACTACAGCGATGTGCCCATTCATGGGCACTCGCATCCCTCTGATCAGGCAAGGTATTGCTGCACCCTCCCTCTGTTTCCACAAGACAATATAAAAAGGTCTAGGTTTGGGTGGCTACTTCTACCCCGTAGCAATGAAGTCTCCAGCCAGCCAGTTGCTTGCATACTGGGAGAAGCAGAGCTAGGCTGTGTATAAAGCCCAGGCATAAAGTGGTAACtcacctcttctctctctttcctcctcaAATTGTCTTTCACGTTGCAGGTCAGAGCCATGGTCCCCCCACACCTCCCACCACCCCTAAGACTGAGCTGCAGGCAGGCAAAGCTGACTCCAAACGAGAAGGGCGTTCcctgggggaagggggaaagccACACATTGACTTCGGCAATGTGGACATCGGGGAGATCAGCCACGAAGTGATGTCCAACATGGAGACCTTTGATGTCAATGAATTCGACCAATACCTGCCACCCAACGGACACGCTGGCCACCCGGGCCACGTTGGGGGCTACGCGGCCGCTGGCTATGGCCTCGGGAGCGCCCTGGCTGCAGCCAGCGGACACTCTGCCTGGATCTCCAAGCAGCATGGAGTCTCCTTGTCCACTGCCACCTCATCGGTGGTGGACTCCAAGGCCCAGGTGAAAACGGAGGGGTCTGCCCCTGGAGGTCATTACACCGACCAGCCCTCCACCTCCCAGATCGCTTACACATCCCTGAGCCTGCCCCACTACGGGTCGGccttcccctccatctccaGGCCCCAGTTTGACTACCCGGACCACCAGCCCTCAGGGCCCTACTACAGCCATTCCAGCCAAGCCTCTGGCCTCTACTCTGCCTTCTCCTACATGGGACCTTCCCAACGTCCCCTTTACACTGCCATCTCTGACCCTGCACCCTCCGTGCCACAGTCTCACAGCCCCACACATTGGGAACAGCCTGTGTATACAACGCTCTCCAgaccctagggaatggggaacGGTGACCGAAGCAGTGACAGAAAGGCTCCGAAGAATCAGCACAGGCAGAAGAGCCTCCAAACTCCGAGGTCACTCAGTGCCATCCGGCCACCAGAACTCACTGAGCATATGGAAGTGCCTTTCTTGACCCTGGCTATTGCTGGCTCACCCGCCTAGGGAAGGTTTTTCGTCCTTTCGCCCTTTACCAATTTCACGCAGGCCACGTGACTGGCTTGCGACACCTTATTGGCCTTCTAGATGAGGATTCTAGACATGGAGTGACTGGTCCAcggtgggttttgttgtgtgcACCCCGGACTGTACGATGAGAGCGActgtcctttccttcccctccccaaacTGCTCCAGGGAGTCAGCACGTCTTTCCCACAGGCCACAAAGGCCGACACTTTGTCACCTGCAGTGGGTGAAGGGTGGTTGCTCAGCCTTGGTGAACATGTTATGTGAGGAGCAGTAGGGAGGACGGCATGGCCGGCTCCCTTGCGAATGGCGTCGTGCAGCAGTCCTGCCTAAGATTCACACATGCACGAATCTTGAACTCCGTTGGAAGACCAACCTACGCTTGCTTCCCTGCTGATTTCCACAGCTATATCCTAGCTTTTGTCCCTCCATCCTGCCTCTGCTTAATCCCACACCCTTTCCTGCATGGAGATTTTTAAGGCTTGTCTGAACAACGTGCAGGACTCAGGAACCACGTTGTAGGGCTTAGTGTTACTCACATCACAgcctgtgtgtgcatgtgtgttcaCGTATGGAGGTGCAGGAGAAGTGGGGAAGGACCAGTGAACGACTAAGGTGCTGTGGGTGAATCCTCCTTTCTTACAATTACTCTATATATTTCATTTATGTCTGGCATTTATGGCATCTCAGTCCTTCCTAATCTCTTCAGTATCCCAAACAACTTCTGAGCAAACTTGGTCCTTGCTCTTCCACATCTGACTGCACCTGCCTGAACTGAAGAGGCACCAAGGAAGATATTGTGCCCTTGCCAACATCCCGAGTTGATTCCAATACTCTCTTTGAACCTCCACTCCAAACTCAGGCTGATGGGGTGTGCATCCCCACTCATTTTTCATTATGTCTTCCAATCAGTCAACAACCCCCTCCTACCTAtgctgaagacagaaagatgctCCTGTGGCTCTAAGCAAGGTAGATATGCACCAAGACTTGGATGAGGGTAAAGAAAATAAGcctatttaaatgcaaaatgatttgttttctccttcGGGTGTCAAACTGGAAACAACCAGCCCTCGCAGTTAGATCCACTTCCTTTTTTCAGCCCAACACCTGAGGACAGTCTGCTTACTTCTCCTTTGTCACCTCCAGGTGGTTTGTCATGCCAGGGAGTGAACTGGCACCAAAGTTGCTGCAGGAAAAGATGATTCCTGGCACTTGATCACAGAGACATATTGTGGGACCTTTCAATGGATATTCCAGTCTAGAAAGATAAAATACTTTGACCAAACGTGGACTGTGACCGGTGCCGCTGTTTCCCTCCGCTTATATGACTGTCAGATgcccttcctgccttccttagCTATGGATGACTTCTCCTTGTTGTGTCTGAAGAGATCACGTAGAATGTTTGCTCCCTGTACACATGTAACCTCTTCCAGCCCTGTCCCCTTATTTATGCAAGTAGCACCTTCCTCCCCCACCTCCCTTTCCCCAGTCTTTATGCTGTCCTAGTGCCATTAACTCTGCATTAAACATATGGAACAATAAActtaaaagtttcattttcatgtgCCCAGGGCTTTTTGACTTATTTCCTGAAAGTCTCAATTTTTTCCCTCAGTAAGTGTATAATGGGTCGCACCGCCACCACCACACGGATCTTGTGCATGgcctttctctgtctttcatgAAGAGGACACAGGCAGAACTCTGGCTTACCAGCCCTCCTTCACAGGGATGAAACTCATCTTCTGTTCACACCCCAACTCCAGTCATTTCTTCAGTGAGAAATGTGGTAACACGgatttctgttcttcagatTCAGCACATACAATTAAAAGCAGTGCTGTTTTGCATGTGTTTCACCCAGTAATTtctttgtgtgatttttaatgcTCTCTCGAATAGAAGCATGGGGTTTCTCATCACTAGGTAGCAGATGATGttccttcaaaaataaaacttcccCGCATACACAAACTTGTGTATTTTTGGAAGCAACCATTAGTTTCCCTGTGGAAACTCTCTCCCTCTCTTGCCTTCCACAAACAATAGCctaaacacaaacacacacggGGAGTATACTCAAGAATAGGTGTATGCACCTTCTTACTTGTTAAAGAGGACATCCCGAGTGTAGTCAGGACCTGGGAGACTATCTGAAGCTGTTTGGAAAGGAAATGTGCAGCAGATACCAGTCTGCTTAAAAACACCTCTCAAGGCCAACAGTAGCAAGGCAGGATCCCAATTAACACAGACACTCCACAATTACAAATCGATTCCAAAGGTTTCAATGCAGACAACATGTGATCGACCCAGTGAACTGGTGTTCCCTAAATGCTCTGTGTGTGAGTAGAGTAAGCAGGATGTCTAGGAACTGTGGAACACGTTCAAAGCTTTTTAAAACTCACAGCACTATTTTGATGAAGTCCTGTATAGGGCCATAAGCATTAGCAGGAGAATGGCTTAATGGATCTAAAAGTAGTGATGCCAGCTGAAGGGCTCCATGCAAGACAGGACTGTGGACACTcactggagaggaggagaaatctCTACCCCAAGCTACAGCCTTTGGGAAGAGTCCAGAAGGGAAGGACTGCACTGCTGAGCAGGTCAGGAGCACGTGTGGGGAAGGTGGTGAGCCATGGTGGAGTTAGGGATAGGAAAGCTCATCACAGGAGTGGGAGCAAGAAGGGACACCATGTGGACAAACAGAAGAGTGGGAAAAGTTCTTAACCACACACGAGTACCCTTCTCCAGCTCTCCAAAAAGCAAACTAAGAAAGCGAATGGGCTCTGCCCCAACCATTCCCTAGTTGAAGGGTTGACTCGTCTTATCTAGGAGGGTCCTCACAACTAAGACAGGACTGAGCATGTTGCTGGTAACAGAGGGGTTAACCACTCCTCCTGCAGCCTAGCAGGAGCTGGCCCGACATCCTTCCCTATCCCTTTAATCGTATCTGATACAGATGCAaggctggggaggggaggcgGGTAGGGAACAAagaagccatttaaaaaaaaaaaaaaaaaggacaagaaagcgACCCCCGCGCTCCATGGCGGACGCCAAAACGATTGCACAAAGGCACCATTTCAGGGCTGAAATTTCACCGCACCAATGTGATTAAAGGATTCCATGGAGGGTGGGGGGAGAAGGCTGAAGGCCACAGTACTAAAAATTAACCTTTTCTGGGTAAGGATGGCCTGGACCAGGAAGTATTCGTGTTCCTCACAGTCGACGCCCTTCCCACACCTGCAAGCATCTCTACATTCCCTTTGACCTGTCATTCTGCCCAGGGACCTATTTGGCTCTTGCATTCTCACCTGCAAAACCAGTCCCTCCTGTGCACACCAGAAAAGAAATTTTGGACTGATGCTTTTACAGGGAGCAGTAAGAGAATGACATATGCGGCTGGTTATATGAGCTGAGTTCCCAGGCAGGTGCATATAAACTCCCTTTGGGACATGGATGCTCTCGTGCAGGCACTGACTAACATACAGCATGGAGAATGCACGGTGCATGGGCTTTAACACAAACCAGTTGGAAATATTCTTCCTGAACCagtgtaaagagaaaaaataatgtaaagcaGAAACTGTAGGTAAGGTGtgccttcctccttcttctctttaaaaaaagagaaaaattccaaGAGCTCTTTTTAATAAGATAATTGAGAAAGACTCAGTGTGTTCTGCCCAACAGCTCAGATCTTCCTCATACAGAGCAAGAACCTTGGAGCATACAGATAAGAAATGAATAGTAGGCAGTGTCTGGCTGGAAGCCCTTGCAGATTGCAATGCATCCACCCAGCTCTTGACTTGAGCATTTAACCTCTATGCACATCAGAGGTGAGAGTGTAGGTACCTGAAGGGGACAAATGCCTGATCTTTCGTCACCCTACAGCTTAAAAGAACTCCAGGATTTAACTACTGTCATGCCACCAAAAGAACCAGCAGTGTATGTACAACTGAGATGGCTGGAGAGCACCCACACCCCCAGGACCACCAGTTCCACCACGTGTCAGAGAACGGCCATACAAGGAGGACGCACGGCAACAACCTACAACCGCCGAGCTGGTGGGACCGCGAGTGGCAACTGCGCTTCCAGCTGGGGCAGCACCACTGAAAGGGGATCCCCACTTCTGataagcagcaggagcagagaaacAATAGGTGATTTGATGAGAGCTGCTCTACGATACTCCTGAGAAGCCTCAGAGCCAGCCCCAGCCAGAGAGGAAATTGGGGGTTTCCACAGCAACCTGCTGAGGGCACAAAGGTCCAACTGTCTGTGGGGAAGCAAGGGAGGTGTCTCAGCACTCCTGTTTTAGAAAGGAACACGGGTGGAGGGCTGGAGTCTGAAGCCAAAGTACCTGCAGGAGCACTTTTGTACAGCAGGAGTTAATTGGCTATCAGTCCTATAACCAAGGAGGAGCAGCGCTGGAGGAGGAAGTAGTTACTTCAGGCTTTAGCAAAGTGAAAAGGCAGGGCCTTCACAGGTGAAAAAATAAGTTGCAAAATAAGCACAGTACTTGGCTCCCTAACTTTACTAATACAATCCATGACACAGAAAGAATAATGACCAAGCTGGTagagaggagtaagaaagtCTTCTCTTGGGCATGTAGGACTGAGATGAAAGAGAaggtgagaggaaaaaaacaaacaaacacatttaacTTAAAATGGTGAGgtttataatttatttacacagatataaacaaaaatagaaacatctctggagaaggaaagaacCAAACCAATGGCTGAAGGCTGATCAGTCTGTGATAATTAACTCATCCACACCCCAGTCTTCATAGCTCCCATCTGGTAGGTAACGACGGATGATTATGGGGATCTTGCGTGCTCTGAAGGGAGGACAGAGAGGTGAACAGAAATGCCAGAGCCTTCACTCCACCACTTCAGCAGAATTGAGGTGCTTAGTGGCTTCAGTAAGCTCATCACGTTTAACTGATAGATCTGTGTGGCACCAGTGATTTGGTGTTATACAGTAGAGGGAAGCCCCAACAACCTTCTCTCTTTCATAGGTGCAAAGCACTGAGCACCCTTGGACTTGAAACAACCGAAAACCCACAGGTCAGCCCTATGTTGCCATTGCAGAATCGAGCCCTGTGATCTCAGCCCACTATGGGACACCACCAAGCATCTAACACAGATAcatggggagaaaaaatatttaaaaaaaatcaagggaCTTCAGAAACAAATCCACTTTCTATTTGTGGAAGATTTTTCTCCACAAGATGctacaaaagcagcagaattcTGAGAACCTTCACAACAAACCAATATTTACAGAGTATTTTGCACCTTGAAAGCGTCAgctgcattttaagaaaaacgCATGAaacagggacagcacagcacagcatctgCTAACACCGCTTCCaatgagaaagcaagaaaatgctGAACACAATTTAACTTAATGGAAGTAGATTTAAGTCATCAGAATGTAAGCAGACAGCCTGGCATCTACCCAGGGCATCAGGTTTCCACTGTATCAGACTTGAAAAGCAATACAACTTTAATGATCA includes:
- the SOX10 gene encoding transcription factor SOX-10 — protein: MADDQDLSEVEMSPVGSEDHHCLSPGPSMASDNSPHLGGSGNGEMGKVKKEQQDSEADDDKFPVCIREAVSQVLSGYDWTLVPMPVRVNGSNKSKPHVKRPMNAFMVWAQAARRKLADQYPHLHNAELSKTLGKLWRLLNESDKRPFIEEAERLRMQHKKDHPDYKYQPRRRKNGKATQGEGEGQVEGEAGGAAAIQAHYKNAHLDHRHPGEGSPMSDGHPEHSSGQSHGPPTPPTTPKTELQAGKADSKREGRSLGEGGKPHIDFGNVDIGEISHEVMSNMETFDVNEFDQYLPPNGHAGHPGHVGGYAAAGYGLGSALAAASGHSAWISKQHGVSLSTATSSVVDSKAQVKTEGSAPGGHYTDQPSTSQIAYTSLSLPHYGSAFPSISRPQFDYPDHQPSGPYYSHSSQASGLYSAFSYMGPSQRPLYTAISDPAPSVPQSHSPTHWEQPVYTTLSRP